One genomic region from Candida albicans SC5314 chromosome 6, complete sequence encodes:
- the POL5 gene encoding DNA-directed DNA polymerase (Putative DNA Polymerase phi; F-12/CO2 early biofilm induced), producing MAVSRDHYFKLGSELPKERLNAATSLISELVAADNEEEWSYALNRLLKGILTTRQSAKFGFSMALTEVVNELNNRGTLTVGKYLDLLVETTKLTSSMKGKEQRAVLFGRLFGLQVLINSQIIILKSEPEDMLQFVEILMELSNFKNWIRETGIFTLIQFIKLLDNSNVEYSKKIYIKILNMVNNLGLNLSTEGLAIYLSIPQSAQLSQNVSNMKANWKNGDPFYKGNLPILAKVLKDVEVISDEETGDDQKKKNQQKSSWNSRLPFVWDLIVAKFNQVADDSNVEDEMQDSLVTSKKRKKTTSPKHNNKRAKIEPEYISLKEFWKVVVDETLFSEKSSNERKYWGFEIFTKFVTSLETTSSVQYLFTPNFMRCLINQHASSTRMLYKIAQQTLKTLVKTIRETKPELGPIVLSCLLDESKGGCWNFDLISKSHTIDEILQIKTNVNQYINILLENFTIKLQTQTTLDDTSNNNKNSNDNILKWYLDKIVSLIKHNNNNQHKLSDTILESILTKLLQYSFFDTNDIKISKFLQSICKEKFNSILSEIITLKLSHRNYKTWSTFCYKIIDKLSQDPENKCLVEFDDEISIVKQETEELLSTIIELNTKSSDKLYIFELMFSMCLIQLYMEDEETIQVINELKLVFENQFTTANKDDNEEDDNKVDDNLVLTEIVLSFISRKSTLFKKLSVLVWENFLCQVDEIGKLRVNEACFKLLFDVLEAKENKQGQEKLFEGDGEFQESDGDEEDEEEDEEAEEAEDNNENDSSSDIDSDSDNDSDNVSELDNNEDTITEIDKQTNLKLAQALGIPTKESGEVKFDELDDLSSDDDYESDSMDDEQMMAMDDQLSKIFKQRQDTITNLATGNKRKLEVLEAKENMIFFKNRVLDLLETFNKVAVNSHFNLAFIEPLINLMNLTLDKNLGVKAHKLLKNKISKTKIDSEELKKYYNDDPLEYYHQLINLIEELQTKANTTQPSNQSVVQSYNQSCIIIAKNLLNLDESNMQAIVDIYCNSLKQWCLQSESKLQPSLFFDFINWVNSKKSNASHNQNQNQKQKHKS from the coding sequence ATGGCAGTCCTGAGAGATCATTATTTTAAATTGGGTTCTGAATTACCCAAAGAACGTTTGAATGCAGCCACTCTGTTAATTTCAGAATTAGTTGCTGCagataatgaagaagaatggTCATATGCGTTGAATAGATTACTTAAAGGGATTTTAACTACTAGACAATCAGCAAAATTTGGTTTTAGTATGGCATTAACTGAAGTTGTcaatgaattaaataatcGGGGAACTTTAACTGTTGGGAAATATTTAGATTTACTTGTTGAAACTACAAAATTAACCAGTTCAATGAAAGGTAAAGAACAACGAGCAGTTTTATTTGGTAGGCTATTTGGTTTACAagtattaattaattctcaaattattattttgaaaagtgAACCGGAAGATATGTtacaatttgttgaaattttaaTGGAATTGagtaattttaaaaattggattCGAGAAACTGGAATTTTCACCTTGAtacaatttataaaattattagataacAGTAATGTTGAATATAGTAAGAAAATTTATATCAAGATATTGAATATGGTTAATAATTTGGGattgaatttatcaacTGAAGGTTTAgcaatttatttatcaattccTCAAAGTGCCCAATTATCACAAAATGTATCTAATATGAAAgcaaattggaaaaatggTGATCCATTCTATAAGGGAAATTTACCAATATTAGCCAAAGTTTTGAAAGATGTTGAGGTAATCAGTGATGAAGAAACAGGGGATGaccaaaagaagaaaaatcaacaaaagaGTAGTTGGAATTCTCGGTTACCATTTGTGTGGGATTTAATCGTTGCCAAATTCAATCAAGTTGCTGATGATTCAaatgttgaagatgaaatgCAAGACCTGTTGGTCACTTcaaagaagagaaagaaaaccaCATCACCAAAGCATAATAATAAACGTGCTAAAATAGAACCAGaatatatttcattaaaagaattctggaaagttgttgttgatgaaactTTATTTTCAGAAAAATCATCTAATGAACGTAAATATTGGgggtttgaaatttttactAAATTTGTCACATCTTTAGAGACAACCTCACTGgttcaatatttatttacaCCAAATTTTATGAGATGtttaatcaatcaacaTGCATCATCAACGAGAATGTTATACAAGATTGCTCAACAAACTTTAAAAACTCTTGTTAAAACCATTCGAGAAACCAAGCCTGAATTGGGTCCTATTGTTTTACTGTGTTTATTAGATGAATCTAAAGGTGGATGTTGGAATTTTGATCTAATTAGTAAATCTCATAccattgatgaaattttacaaataaaaacaaatgttaatcaatatatcaatattttattaGAGAATTTTACTATCAAATTACAAACTCAAACAACTTTGGATGATACtagcaacaataataaaaattccaatgataatattttaaaatgGTATTTGGATAAAATTGTTTCCTTAATTAAacataataacaataatcaaCACAAATTATCTGATACTATTTTGGAATCTATTTTAACAAAATTACTTCAATATTCATTTTTCGACACCAATGATattaaaatatcaaaatttttacaaTCTATTtgtaaagaaaaattcaattcaatattatcaGAAATTATCACTTTAAAACTTTCCCATAGAAATTATAAAACTTGGTCAACATTTTGTTATAAAATCATTGACAAATTATCTCAAGATCCGGAAAACAAATGtcttgttgaatttgatgatgaaatatCTATAGTTAAACAAGAAActgaagaattattatcCACCATCATTGAATTAAACACCAAATCTTCAGATAAAttgtatatttttgaattaatgttttcaatgtgtttgattcaattgtatATGGAAGATGAAGAGACTATCCAGGtgattaatgaattgaaattagtatttgaaaatcaatttactACCGCCAACAAAGATGACAACGAAGAAGATGACAACAAAGTAGATGATAATTTAGTGTTGACTGAAATTGTATTGAGTTTTATTTCAAGAAAATCtactttatttaaaaaattgtcAGTTCTAGTTTGGGAAAACTTTTTATGTCAAGTTGATGAGATTGGGAAACTACGTGTCAATGAAGCATGTTTTAAACTATTATTTGATGTATTAGAAGCCAAAGAGAATAAACAAGGTCAAGAAAAACTTTTTGAGGGAGATGGGGAATTCCAAGAAAGTGACggtgatgaagaagacgaGGAGGAGGATGAAGAGGCCGAAGAAGCCGAAGATAACAACGAGAATGATAGCAGTAGTGATATTGATAGTGATAGTGACAATGACAGCGACAATGTCAGTGAGTTAGACAACAATGAAGATACTATCACTGAAATTGACAAACAAACTAATTTAAAACTAGCTCAAGCTTTAGGAATCCCCACCAAGGAATCAGGTGAagttaaatttgatgaGTTAGATGACCTTTCTTCcgatgatgattatgaatcTGATTCAATGGACGATGAACAAATGATGGCAATGGATGATCAATTATCgaaaattttcaaacaacGACAGGACACAATAACTAATTTGGCCACTGGTAACAAACGTAAATTGGAAGTTTTAGAAGCTAAGGAAAATATGATTTTCTTCAAGAATCGAGTATTAGATTTATTAGAGACTTTTAATAAAGTCGCAGTAAACCTGCATTTTAATTTGGCATTCATTGAACCTTTGATtaatttgatgaatttgacaTTAGATAAAAATTTGGGAGTTAAAGCTcataaattattgaaaaataaaatctcCAAAACTAAAATTGACAGTGAAgaattaaagaaatattataatGATGATCCATTGGAATATTAccatcaattaatcaatttaattgagGAATTACAAACAAAGGCAAACACTACACAACCATCTAATCAATCAGTTGTACAAAGTTATAATCAAAGTTGTATTATCATTGCCAAAAACTTGTTGAATTTAGATGAATCAAATATGCAAgcaattgttgatatttattGCAACTCATTAAAACAATGGTGTTTACAATCTGAAAGCAAATTGCAAccttctttgtttttcgatttcatcaattgggTCAACAGTAAGAAGAGTAATGCTTCTCAtaatcaaaaccaaaaccagaaacaaaaacataAATCTTAG
- a CDS encoding uncharacterized protein (Ortholog(s) have extracellular region localization), translating to MLQPLLKRRLSLYPWRHVYARNYSNKQSQNAEPASEQEVTSAIVDRMKQILEEKISSQSASTIQTMKRTDESLNQILSKYDTPSTSLPNSKQASSYIRSEPILAHNKHAKDIYNSIPWSGAESVYDSNLRMIVDSKPKPINDPASIAYKKRNPTKNEKLAMARDISLDYKVNKPQGGKNKDTDDDGFREMYRERLLGPSMLLNHSSTSVDFVEMLAGNKINAKIDQTTGKFETDDMQKVRGKPLEKQHLVNCTDSNYFMNQVLNKQEVLPPWIESQQNLNRNIAQFREDLVEMWSKSKKLHESDLKYIETKINLLNQEIRNYNLQCPSVSGHKFKLDKEKEIEQAFKKALENPRKPKPIEDKTTSGFLDIFGGGGGAGVRQSIHIDRNSDPKLNVWQAIKDVFSLGK from the coding sequence ATGCTACAACCACTACTAAAAAGAAGGCTCTCCCTATACCCATGGAGGCATGTATATGCCCgaaattattcaaataagCAATCACAGAATGCAGAACCTGCACTGGAACAGGAAGTAACTTCAGCGATAGTTGATAGAATGAAGCAAAtattagaagaaaagaTATCGTCTCAATCTGCAAGTACAATCCAAACTATGAAACGTACCGATGAAtcattaaatcaaatactaTCCAAATATGACACTCCATCAACATCACTACCCAATAGTAAACAGGCTTCATCGTATATAAGAAGTGAACCAATACTTGCTCACAACAAACATGCGAAAGATATCTACAATTCTATTCCATGGAGTGGAGCCGAATCTGTTTATGATTCTAATCTAAGAATGATTGTTGATTCTAAACCCAAACCTATTAATGATCCAGCAAGTATTGCCTACAAAAAGAGaaatccaacaaaaaatgaGAAATTGGCCATGGCAAGAGATATATCATTGGATTATAAAGTCAACAAACCACAAGGAGGTAAAAATAAGGACACCGATGACGATGGGTTTAGGGAAATGTATCGTGAACGATTGTTAGGTCCATCAATGCTTCTTAATCATAGTTCTACATCGGTTGATTTTGTAGAAATGTTAGCTGGTAATAAGATCAATGCCAAGATTGATCAAACAACGGGGAAATTTGAGACTGATGACATGCAGAAAGTTCGGGGTAAACCTTTGGAGAAGCAGCATTTGGTTAATTGTACCgattcaaattattttatgAATCAGGTGTTGAATAAACAAGAAGTGTTACCTCCATGGATTGAAAGTCAACAGAATTTGAATAGAAATATAGCTCAATTTCGAGAGGATTTAGTTGAAATGTGGAGCAAGTCGAAAAAATTACATGAATCGgatttgaaatatattgaaacaaaaataaatttgttaaatcaGGAAATAAGAAATTATAATCTTCAATGTCCTTCAGTTAGTGGACATAAATTCAAGTTGgataaagaaaaggaaataGAACAGGCATTCAAAAAAGCTTTAGAAAATCCcagaaaaccaaaacctATAGAAGATAAGACCACTAGTGGATTTTTGGATATATTtggtggaggtggtggtgccGGTGTTAGACAGAGCATTCACATTGACAGAAATTCAGATCCCAAATTGAATGTTTGGCAAGCCATTAAAGATGTTTTTAGTTTAGGGAAGTAG
- the MDL2 gene encoding Mdl2p (Putative mitochondrial, half-size MDR-subfamily ABC transporter), translated as MIILPSVRNLLFLSSRKSIKVLPARQYLQNLTFTSTRLNLIHSTPSSYLLKTACLSQFRTYATTPSSNLPPSQVLVKSHLDATNLKKKEIKQERFEEFQKQENKKTFKQNLRTIGRIIKLGKPDWKLFVLAIGFILCAVLYPTTAVKLVGSVLDSFNNNIKDKDGDLIVWGYKVSTVFAVMIPFMAVSAVCFWARIWVLKLLGERLVARLRARVMKNLLRHDQEFFDNDKHKVGDLISRLSSDAYIVSRSITSNLPDGLKNLLFGLLSSYMMYSINPMLFGMMLLISPPITIGSVFYGEKIRKLSTNLQNATAGLTKVSEETLNSIKLINAFTGEQKELRKYSTRLRRVVDVAKQEAFAQSNYSVSIYSLYHTGYLACVALGVYLMTKGTMSAGDVVAFTMYSEFFNSALYSLTTTYLELMKGAGAGVKLFALIDYKNKVPAIQGEKVTTWRPTSVKDDIQFNDVTFSYPTRPNHTIFDHCNFKIVGGTSTCIVAPSGAGKSTVASLLLRAYDIQSGEILIGGKNIKDIQVRDLRRYIIGIVQQEPVLLSGTILENIVYGLTSSEINRLTMQDIIDVSKQANCHDFIVTFPDGYDTIIGNRGASLSGGQKQRIAIARALIKRPKVLILDEATSALDSKSESLINETLKNLTNEGSMTIISIAHRLSTISKSEFVVVLGKHGQVVETGKFVELFSDPDSELSKLLDESATSQAAADRQEEEEELQQENRHKTQEDEREHINREAEEIENEQIKYSKAKNLIESLPSDMKQQLLTEINIEEKHAD; from the coding sequence atgataatattaCCGTCTGTAAGGAATTTGTTATTCCTTTCTAGTAGGAAAAGTATAAAGGTACTACCTGCTCGACAGTATCTTCAAAACCTTACATTTACAAGCACAAGACTCAACTTAATACATTCAACACCTTCATCATATCTACTAAAAACTGCATGCTTGTCACAATTCAGAACGTATGCCACTACACCTCTGTCTAATTTACCCCCTTCTCAAGTTTTAGTGAAATCACACCTCGATGCaactaatttgaaaaagaaagagatcAAACAGGAAagatttgaagaatttcaaaaacaagaaaacaaaaaaacgTTTAAACAGAATCTTCGAACCATTGGaagaattatcaaattggGGAAACCAGATTGGAAATTGTTTGTGTTAGCCATTGGATTTATATTATGTGCGGTTTTATACCCAACTACAGCCGTTAAATTAGTGGGGTCAGTATTAGATTcatttaacaataacatAAAAGATAAAGATGGCGATTTAATTGTCTGGGGATATAAAGTTTCTACTGTATTTGCAGTAATGATACCGTTTATGGCTGTTAGTGCCGTTTGCTTCTGGGCCAGAATTTGggtattgaaattattggGAGAGAGATTAGTAGCCAGATTGCGTGCTAGAGTGATGAAAAACTTATTGCGTCATGACCAAGAATtctttgataatgataaacaCAAAGTTGGTGATTTGATCAGTAGATTATCGAGTGATGCATACATTGTCAGTCGATCAATCACATCTAACCTACCTGATGGATTGAAAAACTTATTATTTGGATTGTTAAGTTCATATATGATGTATCTGATTAACCCGATGCTATTTGGAATGATGTTGTTAATCTCACCTCCAATAACAATTGGTTCAGTATTTTATGGTGAGAAAATCAGGAAATTATCGAccaatttacaaaatgcCACTGCTGGGTTAACTAAAGTATCTGAAGAAACTTTGAATTCcataaaattaattaatgcATTTACTGGTGAGCAAAAGGAATTAAGAAAATATTCTACGCGTTTGAGAAGGGTAGTTGATGTTGCAAAACAAGAAGCATTTGCTCAATCAAACTATTCAGTATCTATTTATTCATTGTACCACACTGGTTATTTGGCATGTGTGGCCTTGGGAGTTTATTTGATGACAAAAGGTACAATGTCAGCTGGAGATGTGGTGGCATTCACCATGTATCTGgaattcttcaattcaGCATTATACAGTTTAACTACTACATATTTGGAATTAATGAAAGGTGCCGGTGCTGGTGTTAAACTTTTTGCATTGATCGATTATAAAAACAAGGTCCCTGCTATCCAAGGAGAAAAAGTGACTACATGGAGACCTACTTCCGTCAAGGACGATATACAGTTTAATGATGTCACATTTAGTTATCCAACACGTCCGAATCATACGATATTTGACCATTGTAATTTCAAGATTGTTGGAGGAACTAGTACTTGTATAGTTGCGCCAAGTGGTGCAGGAAAGTCAACAGTTGCTTCGTTATTGCTCAGGGCTTACGATATACAACTGGGtgaaattttaattggcggcaaaaatataaaagaTATACAAGTGCGTGATTTGAGACGTTATATTATCGGTATTGTTCAACAAGAACCAGTGTTATTGTCAGGGACTATATTGgaaaatattgtttatgGGTTGACTTCTTCTGAGATCAACAGGTTGACAATGCAGGATATTATCGATGTCTCCAAACAAGCCAATTGTCatgattttattgttaCTTTCCCTGATGGATATGATACTATAATTGGGAACAGAGGTGCTTCATTATCGGGTGGTCAAAAGCAACGTATAGCTATTGCTAGAGCATTGATTAAAAGACCCaaagttttgattttggatGAAGCAACTTCTGCTCTCGATTCCAAATCAGAAAGTTTGATAAATgaaacattgaaaaatttgacaaATGAAGGGTCAATGACAATAATTTCTATTGCCCATCgattatcaacaatttccaaatcggagtttgttgttgtgctAGGCAAGCATGGCCAAGTCGTTGAAACAGggaaatttgttgaattatttaGTGATCCTGATTCAGAGTTGTCGAAATTGTTAGATGAATCTGCAACTTCACAAGCAGCTGCGGATCGAcaagaggaagaagaggaaTTACAACAAGAGAATCGTCATAAAACTCAAGAAGATGAACGAGAGCATATTAATCGAGAGGCAGAAGAAATCgaaaatgaacaaattaaatataGTAAAGCCAAGAATCTAATTGAATCATTGCCACTGGATatgaaacaacaattacttacagaaatcaatattgaagaaaaacacGCTGATTAA
- the SHE3 gene encoding She3p (mRNA-binding protein that localizes specific mRNAs to daughter yeast cells and to hyphal tips; required for normal filamentation and host epithelial cell damage; ortholog of S. cerevisiae She3 but target mRNAs differs): MTDTPNSPSKSTTKSASSSTKVIDSLHSKIDELTDELTALKQSHQELTKKHSITAKKNDSFVDQLANAKHENDMLSALLKRKERRILDLEDQFNELTSQNESLVLSNKNMKIRCENLQSNSNANIAEFERLKISYDALIASQMEYKNHYQQELNSLQTAFDNYKLENTRRFEELQTSIVSNDKDIDTLLDSLTNKRKAMDNIYVNKNNKVLQLLGNLAHLAKLHGQDTKSQVEQNVSVIEQLLAKHPDLQEKILEKEKIEVDLAEIIAHSNDVLANSSFDEDTTLINSPDLENNQNFNTTHSTSGSATPNSNSHSLQSKKRKNYKRNSLILKESPPIISENVPSSLPKKPQVNNNLINIPKARSKFNTPPTTPRQFTNHNNDFEVTHQWNGNNNINNHRRNNSVDSRSDNSQHRRNNSYDSRSDHGQHRRQPSQQNNNYNNNNYNNNNNNNNNNSNNGFVKRSGSVRNVNNYNNNNGNANNNGNNHGNKSKRRSTYNNNNNNNSKRNSQLFDNNFVLNV; encoded by the coding sequence atgacaGATACTCCAAACTCCCCACTGAAGAGTACGACAAAGTCTGCCAGCTCATCCACTAAAGTTATTGATTCTTTACATTCCAAAATAGATGAATTAACTGATGAATTAACTGCGTTAAAGCAATCACATCAAGAGTTGACGAAAAAACATTCCATTACAGCTAAGAAAAATGATTCCtttgttgatcaattaGCTAATGCCAAACATGAAAATGATATGTTATCGGCGttattaaaaagaaaagaacgTCGTATTTTGGATTTAGAAGACCAATTTAATGAGTTAACTAGTCAAAATGAAAGTTTGGTGCTTAGCAATAAGAATATGAAAATTAGATGTGAAAATTTACAATCCAACTCTAATGCTAATATTGctgaatttgaaagattGAAAATCAGTTATGACGCGTTGATTGCTTCTCAAATGGAGTATAAGAATCATTATCAGCAAGAATTAAACAGTTTACAAACTGCTTTTGATAACTataaattggaaaacaCTAGACGATTTGAGGAATTACAAACTTCTATTGTCAGTAATGATAAAGATATTGACACTTTATTGGATTCTTTAACCAACAAACGTAAGGCTATGGACAATATTTATGtcaataaaaataacaaagTATTACAATTGTTGGGAAATTTAGCTCATTTGGCCAAATTACATGGACAAGATACTAAATCTCAAGTTGAACAAAATGTAAGTGTTATAGAGCAATTATTGGCTAAGCATCCTGATTTGCAAGAAAAGATAttggaaaaggaaaaaattgaagttgatttaGCTGAGATTATAGCTCATAGCAATGATGTGTTAGCAAATAGTTCATTCGACGAGGACACAactttaatcaattctccagatttggaaaataaccaaaatttcaatactACTCACAGCACTTCTGGTTCGGCTACTCCTAACAGCAACAGTCATTCTTTACAATcgaaaaagagaaagaacTATAAACGTAATTCcttgattttgaaagaacTGCCACCAATCATACTGGAAAATGTTCCAAGTTCTTTACCAAAGAAGCCTCAggttaataataatcttaTCAACATACCTAAAGCTAGATCCAAGTTTAATACCCCACCAACAACACCTAGACAATTTACAAACCACAATAACGACTTTGAAGTAACACATCAATGGAATGGCAACAATAACATCAATAACCATCGTCGTAACAACAGTGTTGATTCTAGATCAGATAACAGTCAACATCGTCGTAACAATAGCTACGATTCCAGATCAGATCATGGCCAACACCGTCGTCAACCAAGTCAGCAAAATAAtaactacaacaacaacaactacaacaacaacaacaataataataacaataacagtAATAATGGTTTTGTTAAACGAAGTGGTTCTGTTAGAAATGTTAACAAttataacaacaataatggGAATGCTAACAATAATGGTAACAACCATGGGAATAAATCTAAAAGAAGATCGACctataataacaacaacaacaacaatagcaaAAGAAATTCGCAACTTTTCGATAATAACTTTGTATTAAATGTATAG
- a CDS encoding uncharacterized protein (Has domain(s) with predicted proton-transporting ATP synthase activity, rotational mechanism, proton-transporting ATPase activity, rotational mechanism activity and role in ATP synthesis coupled proton transport) has translation MSAYKQAGVSLNKALAIAAQTLRNSLKPEFKAAAEKRGFVEAKVITFKDGKQGEPVALKPTDN, from the coding sequence ATGTCTGCATACAAACAAGCTGGTGTATCATTAAACAAAGCTTTAGCAATTGCTGCTCAAACTTTAAGAAACTCTTTAAAACCAGAATTCAAAGCTGCTGCTGAAAAAAGAGGATTTGTTGAAGCCAAAGTTATAACTTTCAAAGATGGTAAACAAGGTGAACCAGTTGCATTGAAACCAACTGataattaa
- a CDS encoding uncharacterized protein (Ortholog(s) have ASTRA complex localization) → MLSTKFTLRSHKSSVAYIYQDPRTPFNLFTADSSGLIINWDLTIRRPKKSWQAHTDTILTISTIHNHLLTHSRDNTIKIWDESYSCVLEIPCNALNFSNICIIYDLLITPASINSNNLDVYKIDKDWQITRLISDFDVYKLVNKGEIIEEIGSSGTSRNDFGIIMQMKIIHTNTTTTTSENNSDYIIYVGFESGDIVGLQLILPRARILSTTGNTNDKTLINQSAKFILQYHNSTHVPNPVICLSNLDSVLVSGSTTNKVIIHSDPIEIMKMDHSGIQAIVNFKNDRLIFGYWNGYIQYGDISINQSLPKLGNTEQEKSKLTKKLTFMTILNESNQETLQSPTGKSKYLALLKSKRNLVFPLLLAGYEDGSILAYNI, encoded by the coding sequence ATGTTGTCTACAAAATTCACTCTACGGTCACATAAATCATCCGTAGCATATATCTATCAAGATCCAAGAACTCCTTTCAATCTTTTCACGGCAGATTCTTCTGGgttaataatcaattgggATTTAACAATCCGTCGACCTAAAAAATCATGGCAAGCTCATACTGATACCATACTTACGATATCAACAATTCATAATCATTTATTAACCCATTCTCGAGATAATACCATTAAGATATGGGACGAGTCGTATAGCTGTGTTTTGGAAATACCTTGCAATGCATTGAATTTTAGTAATATTTGTATTATatatgatttattaattactCCTGCAAGTAtcaattctaataatttggATGTTTATAAAATCGATAAAGATTGGCAAATTACAAGATTAATATCGGATTTTGATGTTTATAAATTAGTTAATAAAGGTGAAATAATAGAAGAAATTGGATCTTCTGGAACCAGTCGTAATGATTTTGGTATAATAATGCAAATGAAAATCATCCACACTAacaccactaccaccaccagtgAGAACAATTCTGATTATATCATTTATGTGGGCTTTGAAAGTGGTGATATTGTAGGGCTACAGTTGATATTACCACGGGCAAGAATATTATCAACTACAGGAAACACTAATGATAAAACCCttattaatcaatcagcgaaatttattcttcaatatcatAATTCAACTCATGTCCCTAATCCAGTGATTTGTCTACTGAATCTAGATTCAGTGTTAGTATCTGGATCAACAACTAATAAAGTGATTATTCATAGTGATCCCAttgaaataatgaaaatggatCATTCAGGAATTCAAGCAATTGTTAACTTTAAGAATGATCGATTAATTTTTGGATATTGGAATGGATATATTCAATATGGTgatatatcaattaatcaaagTTTACCAAAATTAGGCAACActgaacaagaaaaatcgaaattaacaaaaaaattaaccTTCATGACTATTTTGAACGAATCAAACCAAGAGACATTACAATCTCCTACTGGTAAATCCAAATATTTGGCacttttgaaatcaaaaagaaacctTGTATTTCCTCTTTTATTAGCAGGATATGAAGATGGTTCAATACTTGCTTACAATATATAG